One Bythopirellula goksoeyrii genomic window, GGTGATATTCTATCCGACCTGACCAGCGGACTTGTAGGCGGCCTGGGGGTGACGCCTAGTGCCAATGTTGGCGAAAAGCTGGCGGTGTTTGAGGCAGTCCATGGCACAGCCCCCGATATTGCAGGCAAGGGATTGGCGAATCCGACTGCACTCGTGTTGAGCGGTGTGTTGATGTTGCGTTTTCTTGGTGAGAAGACAGCGGCGGACGCAGTGGAAAATGCAGTCCGCGGCGTGCTAGCCGAAGGAAAGACGCTGACGGGTGATTTGGGGGGTAATGCCTCGACGAGCGAGTATACTAACGCGGTAATCTCGCGGCTTGAGGCGAATTGATATATTAGCCCTCATCGGTAGGCGAGGGATGCTTGAGGTTCAACCATGGCCTTCCGGCCACGGCTATGAGGTTGAAATCTGTTGCAAGACTCGGTCAATGCGAGCGAGGCTACGCTCTTGGCCAAGAATGGCTAGTGTCTCGAAGAGTCCGAAACCCACAGGTTTGCCCGTGATCGCAACGCGGACCGCGTGGACGATCTCGACGATCTTGATTCCTTTCTCTGCGACGAATTCCTTCAATGTTTCTTCGAGCGTCGCGGCCTCGAATGTTTCTACGCTGGCTAGATGATCACGGAACTCGGCCAAGAGCTGAGGCGAATTTTCCGCTTTGCGGAGTCGCTTGTCGAGAGTTTTCTCATCGTATTCGAGCTTGTCGTCAGCGACGAAGAAATCATCGTAATCGAGAATGTCTCCCGCGACTTTGATCCGGTCGCCAGCAGCCTCGCAGATTTGACTGAGGTAAGGACCGGTATCACACGGCGGCGGGTTTTTGATGTAGCCGGCTGCTTGCAGAAAGGGCAACACCCTCGCAACCTTTTGCTTGAGGGGCAATTTCTGCATCGCGCGATCTTGAAAAGCAACCAGCTTCTGCGGATCGAAGCTTGCCGGAGCCTTGTTAACTCGTTCAAGCGAAAAATGTTTGATCATCTCGTCGCGGGTAAACTCTTCGGTTTTGTCGTCGAGAGACCAACCTAAGAGCAAAAGGTAGTTGAGAATCGCGTCGGGCAAAAAACCAATTTGCTCGTAGAAATCGACAATGACTGGGTTGAAGACTTCGCTGTCCACTGAGAGATGCATCCGTTCGGCAATTCGTTCGCCGTGGGACTTGAGTTGGGCAAAGTCCTTGTTCTTGAGGTATTTGTCCAGCTTGCGTTTGCTGAGTTTGTGTTTGCTACCTGGTTCTGCCACATAGGGCAGATGGGCATACTCGGGGAGCGAGTAGCCGAGCGATTGGGCGATGTATATCTGCCGAGGGGTGTTAGAGAGGTGCTCCTCGGCGCGGATGACGTGCGTGATTTGCATGTCGTTGTCATCGACCACCGATGCGAGATGATACAGGCAGCTACCATCGGCACGCTGGATAACATGGTCCTGTTCGTTGGACCAGGGAAAGCGAACTTCTCCGCGGATCAGATCTTGATGGATTAACTCCCCTTCGCGAGGCATTTTTAGGCGGACAACTGCCTGGCGGCCTTCAGCAGCGAACTGCTGCGCTTGCTCGATGGATTCCGCCATCCAGCGACGACTATAGGTGAACTGTTCCCCTGCTTGTTGTGCCGCTTCCCGTTCTGCCTGAATTTCCTCGGTCGTGGCGAAATCGCGATATGCTGCGCCAGAAGCCAATAGCGATTCGACCGCAGCTTGATACTTGTCACTGCGTTCGGATTGGTAGTAGGGTCCATAAGGGCCGCCTACTTCGGGACCTTCGTCCCAATCAAGCCCCAGCCACCGAAAACCTTCAAGGATTGGCTGGAGGGCGGCTTCAACATTGCGTTGCTGATCTGTGTCGTCAACTCTCAGCACAAATTGCCCGCCGTGGGCGCGTGCAAAGAGCCAATTGAACAAGGCTGTGCGGACCCCGCCGATGTGGAGATAACCTGTCGGGCTGGGTGCAAAACGTGTGCGAACCGTCATGGAACCTACGAGGGAAAGTGGTGAAAGGTTTGCGTCGTTCCCAGCTATGCGTGAAATCAGAGGGCATGCACAAACTCTGGGTTCCCACCTGCGCGGGAATGACGTTGGCAGCAGAGACTACTATCCCCGAAGCGACGGAGTCCTGAAAGGGGACGACAGGATTTTTCTTGATAAGCCCTGCGTTTTTCAGGCAGCTCTATGGCGTTGCTGTTTGCGGAGACGCTTGCGTTCTGCCTTCGAGAGGGGGCGATCGTAGTCGTCTTCGGGTTGGCTGCCATCGATCCACGCCGACTCGGAATCCTCCTCAGCTTCGTCGTGGGATTCGTTGGCCACAGCAGTATTTGAAGCACTAGCCGCCACCACGATTTTGCTCTCAGGCGCATCGTGCTCGATCAATCCTTGTACGTCGAGAACGACATACCTGGCAGTCAGTAGGCACCCCATCAGCGAGAGCAAGAATCCTGCTAGAGGCAGTGAGCGAGTGATCGTCCCAGCCCAAAGCGAGTTCTCGATTGGAATCCATCCTGCAGCAAGTCCACCGGCAATCAGAAAGCACGTCATTGCCAACAGAAACACGGTCATCGCTGTTCGACATTCAGCGGCATCAATTACCAACTTTGAGAATACGTAACCGCCGATAAGCAACACCGGTAGCAACCACCATCCTGAATCGTTGCTCAAGAGATGCCAACCCGTGCTGTGGCCCAACATCTGCCCGACAACTGGATGAATCGCGAGTACACAGTTGGCACTGAGTATGACAGATAGCCAACTCACCATCCGCCAAACACGATAACGGCCACTCAGATCGTCGATGCGATGCCGTTTCAATAGGTAGACTACATGCGCACAGGCTGCGGTAAGGAGCAGCGATGCCGCCGAAGTCCAGGCAATCAACCGAGACGAAAACACCTCTGCAAGATTGATGTCGACTCCCTGGGGAATGAAAGCCGAGATCTTTGCGGCGTGGTGGGCAACCATTTCTGCAAGAATCCCCAAGAATGCTCCGGCTGCGATTAGCAGTCCGAAAACGCGAGCCCTACGTGGAATATAGTCAGTAATCTGAGGGTGGTTCTCTATGTTCGCACCCCCACCATAGCGAGGTGTATCGCCCGGGATCCGGTCAGACTCTTGAATGTTGTAGGCAACACTCACGGAGGATTGGTCTTCATTGAGGACGCGTCGAAGTCGTCCCAAGCGTGCGTTATTTCGTGCCATCGTGCCGCTTTGCTGAATTGGATTCGGTGTTTCAACCGGTCAGTTCGAGTTTGCCCAGCTAATTCGTAGCCGGCTTTGATATCTGTCCGCCTGCCTTTTTGAGTGCTAGCTAGGAATCGTAGTTAGCGCATAGCCAGCCAACACTCGACTAGCTTCCGTACAATCGGAATCGGCATTTTGACCGCACCATTCGCTATGAACGTTCGTCAAACCGCTTTGTAACGGTTGGGTAAAATCTATAAATGGCTGCTACCAGCGAGTCAGAAGCAAACTACAGGACTCCCCAGGGGAAACCGGGCAATCCGATTGTAGGGGTTGTGCGCCTAGGTGATTGGTGACCGTGCCAAGTCCCTGGACTTAAATCAGGAGGTCCAAAAATAACCTAGCCTTAAAGAGGAAATCGGAGGGGTGTCACCTGCGTAATCTGGCAGCCGGTATTCCGAATCAAACTGCACATGCATTGATCCTATGTCTGAATCAAATACTGAAATTCAAGAACCTCCAGTTCCTGAAGTATCGCAAGCCAAGTCATCCAGATTGACGTCGACCGAGTCGCGAGTGGCTGAAATCAGCTCCCTCCTGCGCGCGTTGGAAGATGTGGCAGGCGGCAGCGGCTTGGTAAAGCACAATGAAGATGTGAAACCCCATCCGACCGCACGCCATGAAAATAAGCTGGTGCAAGTTCGACTAGGAATGGCAAGCGGGTTGTTCACCGCTTTGCGCCAAAAGCACCCTCAGACGGCCGAGCATTCTTTGCGAGTTTCACTAGGATGCAGTTCTTGGGCGCTCTATGCGGGATTGGACGAAGCCACGAGAGACATTATCGAAGTGGCTGCTCTACTTCACGACATTGGGAAGATCGGCGTCCCCGATTCGATTCTAACTAAATCAAGCCGCCTCACACCAGAAGAAGAATCGCTGGTACGAAAGCAATGCCGACAGGGGAGTTCCATCGTAGCAGAATGCTGTGGTTCGACTGAAGTATTGCAAGCGATCATGCATTCGACCTCACGCTTTGACGGCGGCGACGATGAACAAGCGCTCCGTGGCGAGGGAATTCCGCTGGCAGCGAGAATGATTGCCATTGTCGATGCCTTCGATTCGATGACAACCGATCAAGTCTATCGTGATGCTTGGAGTCGCGATCGTGCCCTACAGGAACTCTTTGAGCACTCCGGTACACAATTTGATTCCGTGCTAGTCAAGCAATTCCAAGAAGTACTCTCAGAACACCATGATGTGCTGACTGAGCGTGTCGCAACACGATGGCTCAATGAACTAAATAATACGCAGGATGAACTGCCCTGGGATGCTGTCCAGAATGCAGAGTCTCCAGTGCCAACCAAACAAGGTTCAGCCTCCGAAAACTCTGGACGATCGCTCTTCGAGCAAAAGCTCATTGAAGCGATGCGGGACGGAGTGGTATTCGTCGACGTTCAGGCCAAGATTACTCTTTGGAACAAGGGTGCCGAGCAAATCACTGGCATCAGTCGAGGCGCTGCCACGGGGCGAACATTTGCACCGAGCTTGCTAGAAATGTGTAGTCACGGCAAACGACGCATCCATGATGGTTCGTGTCCCGTTGCGCGAGTACTGCGTACAAGTTCTCAGATTCGGCAGCGGTTGATGATTTTGGGTCGTCAAGGAAAATTGGTACCGATCGACTTGCACGCCATTCCCGTGATAGGACGTGATGGTGCCATTCTTGGTGCGACGATTCTTTTACACGATGCCCAGTCTGAAGCAACTCTGGAAGAAAAATGCGAAGCTTTGCATGCCGAAGTCACGCGAGATCCGCTTACCAAAGTGGCAAATCGAGCAGAATTTGACCGAATGCAAGCTTTGTTCATTGAAGCGCACGAGCAGGCGCATCACCCTTGTAGCCTCATTATGATCGATATCGATCACTTCAAGTCAATCAATGACACCCATGGCCATCAGGCGGGCGACGAAGCGATCATCACGGTTGCCGGTCTCCTCTCTTCGATGTGTCGAACGGGTGACCTTGTTGCCCGATATGGCGGGGAAGAATTCGCGGTGTTGTGTGCCGACTGTAACAATGCCCATGCAGCACGTCGCGCGGAAGAAATTCGCCGCAAACTAGCAGAAACATCCCATTCGCAACTAGGCGACAAAAAGATAACTGCCAGTTTTGGCGTGACAGAATTGCAAGCAGGTGACAACTCGGAAACGATGCTGCGTCGTGCGGACCGAGCTCTGTTGATGGCGAAGGAGCAAGGTCGAAATCAAGTCGTACAACTGGGGAACGGCATGGAAAAACAACCGACAAAGAAAAAATGGTGGTGGTTGGGTAGGTTTTCAGGGAAACCTGTTATCGAGACCTCTCTTTCGACGGCAGTACCTATCGATATTGCGATTGCCAAGCTTCGTGGGTTCGTTTCCGACCACCAGGCGAAAATAGTTTCTACGAAGGAAAATACCGTCGAACTGGAAATCGCCAGTTCAAAGGTTTCTTGCGATCGCCGCAGAGGAGACCGTAATATTGACTACCGCATCGAACTGGAGTTTAGCGAACAGCGCGTCATGAGGACGAACAATCTTGGTTTCGCAGCGGGAGAATATACCTCGACAAATATCGAAGTGGCTGTGCGACCGCGTAGTACGAGTAATCGTCGTAGCGGCGACGTGGCTGATCGTGCGCAAATGATACTTCAAAGTGTAAAGGCCTATTTGATGGCGAAAGAGGAACACGAGTTGATTGAAGAGTCTCAACTTCTTGTTCTGTAAGAATTCAAAGCAATTAGCTGCCAGCTGTTAGTCAGAGATCGATAGGCTTTCTGGCAGTTGCAATGCATATTTAACTAAGGGCAATGCCATGCGTGATGACATTCGAGAAACGATGAATTGGAAAGGGAGGAGACCCCGGACCGAATCGCGAAATCAAAACCGACCCCCTCTCTCCCAACACACGAAGTTGCGATCCGTTGCCCCAGAGAAGCCTTCTGTTGATGCCTTGGACGCCGCCTTTGAAGACGTTGATTTGAACTCTGAATATACGCTGCACAAGAGAGTAGATCGCGGTTCTACCAACACAGATTCCAAGGAATCAATCGTCGAGAGACTTTCCTTGCAACTCTCAGCACTTGAAGCCCAGTGCCACCATCTGCAAGGACTGTTAAGTTCGGCTGGTAGGACTGATAGTTAAGTGGACCGAGGTGCGACAAAATTGCGCGGCTCTCGTCTTGCCTGAAGCCGACATATCTTGCTCAGTCTGTTGATACCGGAAGCTGATGTATCCGGCTCGACTTTCTATGGGCCGATTGCCCAACCGGATTCAGTCCGTTATGCTGCTGATTGAGCGGATGGCCCGGGAATCATCAGATCTGGCGACATTCTTTCCCGGCGCTTCGCAGTGTGAATATAACGCAACTCAATCCTATGAGGAGGAATCTAAAATGGCCTACACTCTCCCCGATTTACCGTATCCTAACAACGCACTGGAGCCTCATATCGATGCCAAGACGATGGAGATCCACCACGACAAACACCACAATGCCTACGTGACTAATGTCAACGCCGCTTTGGAAGGGGCAGGGGTTGCTGAGATGTCAATCGAAGACTTGTGTCGCAAGATCGACACCGTGCCTGAGAACATCCGAACGGCCGTGCGAAATAACGGCGGTGGGCATGCCAATCACTCTCTATTTTGGACCGTCATGTGCCCCAAGGGGGGCGGCGAACCTTCTGGAGCGATTGGTGAAGCCATCACTAGTGAACTGGGTGGATTCGCGGCCTTTAAAGAAGCCTTCAGCAAGGCTGCAGCCACACGCTTCGGCAGCGGCTGGGCCTGGCTGAGTGTTACTCCGGCTGGCAAGTTGATCGTCGAAAGCACTCCAAATCAGGACAACCCCTACATGAGTGGCAACACGCCGATCTTGGGATTGGATGTCTGGGAACATGCCTATTATCTTCACTACCAGAATCGTCGTCCTGATTACGTTGCCGCCTTCTTCAACGTGATCGATTGGAAGGCCGTCGACGAACGATACGACAAGGCAAAAGGCTGAGGAAAAGGCGAATTGCTAGCACTGCCAATGAATAGCACCCACACATGCATGCATTGCTCAACCCTTCGTAGGGTGCATTGCAGTCATGTGCCGGGTGCTGTTTTTCTAGGCAAGCGAAGACGATGCAACTGACATTGACCCTCTAAAGAGGGCCTCTATAATCCCCGCTCGCTAGCGGAGCGCAAATCCGTCGGCGAAAATCGTCATAAACTTCTCCTGAATCGAGGAATTTTAGTAAGCAGGTTTGCTCAAGCTTGCCGACAAGAGAATAAGTAGGGATTATTCCGCCGCTGAGTAATTATCGCTTAATGCGGGATAGCGAAACCCTGATACCTGACTTCTATATTATCTTTACTCAATAGAAGCGTAGGGAAGCAAACTAAATCATAGACTGGGGCACGGATGCCATGCGAGTAAGAATACTTACTGTCAGCTTAGCGGTAGTTATTGGATGTGCAGCGCTAGGTTGCAAGTCAGCACCCAAAATGGCTTGGTGGAGTTCGTCCAAGGACGCCGCCAAGGTCGAGTCGACTGCAGTGGCACATGCCGCCCCTCAGCTTCCTTCAGAAATCGCTAAGCAAGCCGAAAGCATGAATTCTGCCGATCCAGTGCAGATATCAACAGCACCGGCGTTTAAGTCGAACGCCAATGCAGCGGCGTCCGGTGCTACCGAAGCGGCACCG contains:
- a CDS encoding diguanylate cyclase domain-containing protein — translated: MSESNTEIQEPPVPEVSQAKSSRLTSTESRVAEISSLLRALEDVAGGSGLVKHNEDVKPHPTARHENKLVQVRLGMASGLFTALRQKHPQTAEHSLRVSLGCSSWALYAGLDEATRDIIEVAALLHDIGKIGVPDSILTKSSRLTPEEESLVRKQCRQGSSIVAECCGSTEVLQAIMHSTSRFDGGDDEQALRGEGIPLAARMIAIVDAFDSMTTDQVYRDAWSRDRALQELFEHSGTQFDSVLVKQFQEVLSEHHDVLTERVATRWLNELNNTQDELPWDAVQNAESPVPTKQGSASENSGRSLFEQKLIEAMRDGVVFVDVQAKITLWNKGAEQITGISRGAATGRTFAPSLLEMCSHGKRRIHDGSCPVARVLRTSSQIRQRLMILGRQGKLVPIDLHAIPVIGRDGAILGATILLHDAQSEATLEEKCEALHAEVTRDPLTKVANRAEFDRMQALFIEAHEQAHHPCSLIMIDIDHFKSINDTHGHQAGDEAIITVAGLLSSMCRTGDLVARYGGEEFAVLCADCNNAHAARRAEEIRRKLAETSHSQLGDKKITASFGVTELQAGDNSETMLRRADRALLMAKEQGRNQVVQLGNGMEKQPTKKKWWWLGRFSGKPVIETSLSTAVPIDIAIAKLRGFVSDHQAKIVSTKENTVELEIASSKVSCDRRRGDRNIDYRIELEFSEQRVMRTNNLGFAAGEYTSTNIEVAVRPRSTSNRRSGDVADRAQMILQSVKAYLMAKEEHELIEESQLLVL
- a CDS encoding superoxide dismutase, translated to MAYTLPDLPYPNNALEPHIDAKTMEIHHDKHHNAYVTNVNAALEGAGVAEMSIEDLCRKIDTVPENIRTAVRNNGGGHANHSLFWTVMCPKGGGEPSGAIGEAITSELGGFAAFKEAFSKAAATRFGSGWAWLSVTPAGKLIVESTPNQDNPYMSGNTPILGLDVWEHAYYLHYQNRRPDYVAAFFNVIDWKAVDERYDKAKG
- the gltX gene encoding glutamate--tRNA ligase, with translation MTVRTRFAPSPTGYLHIGGVRTALFNWLFARAHGGQFVLRVDDTDQQRNVEAALQPILEGFRWLGLDWDEGPEVGGPYGPYYQSERSDKYQAAVESLLASGAAYRDFATTEEIQAEREAAQQAGEQFTYSRRWMAESIEQAQQFAAEGRQAVVRLKMPREGELIHQDLIRGEVRFPWSNEQDHVIQRADGSCLYHLASVVDDNDMQITHVIRAEEHLSNTPRQIYIAQSLGYSLPEYAHLPYVAEPGSKHKLSKRKLDKYLKNKDFAQLKSHGERIAERMHLSVDSEVFNPVIVDFYEQIGFLPDAILNYLLLLGWSLDDKTEEFTRDEMIKHFSLERVNKAPASFDPQKLVAFQDRAMQKLPLKQKVARVLPFLQAAGYIKNPPPCDTGPYLSQICEAAGDRIKVAGDILDYDDFFVADDKLEYDEKTLDKRLRKAENSPQLLAEFRDHLASVETFEAATLEETLKEFVAEKGIKIVEIVHAVRVAITGKPVGFGLFETLAILGQERSLARIDRVLQQISTS